Proteins co-encoded in one Plectropomus leopardus isolate mb chromosome 14, YSFRI_Pleo_2.0, whole genome shotgun sequence genomic window:
- the LOC121953632 gene encoding alcohol dehydrogenase 1-like, producing the protein MAAPESCFSSKGKKVLQFGGTGTFSEYTVVNQMVVAKINTAAPLDKVCIIGCGFCTGYGAAINNAKVKPGSTCALFGLGAVGLAAVMGCKAAGAKRIIAVDINPEKAEKAKVFGATDFVKPISEVLSEMIDRGVDYSLEWVGNVDHGILKWLSKEWHFLALVYWLGFSDLEVDALSRDLDQHLSGFLVPSPLTLCFFSQKRSALESCVKGWGVSVTVGWTNLQDFSARPLQLISGRTWKGSLFGGFKGRDAVPQMVKTCLDKKLKVDKFITHYMTLDQVNDATELMKQGKCIQTVLNVSPQ; encoded by the exons ATGGCAGCCCCAGAGTCCTGCTTTTCCAGTAAGGGGAAGAAGGTGCTGCAGTTTGGGGGAACCGGTACCTTCTCTGAGTACACTGTGGTTAACCAGATGGTTGTGGCTAAGATCAACACTGCTGCCCCTCTGGACAAAGTCTGTATCATTGGTTGTGGGTTCTGCACAGGATATGGAGCAGCAATTAACAATGCCAAG GTGAAACCGGgctccacatgtgctttgtttgGCCTGGGAGCTGTGGGTTTGGCTGCAGTCATGGGCTGCAAAGCTGCAGGAGCCAAAAGGATTATCGCTGTTGACATCAATCCAGAGAAGGCTGAGAAGGCCAAGGTGTTCGGCGCAACAGACTTCGTGAAACCCATCAGTGAAGTGCTGTCTGAGATGATTGACAGAGGAGTGGACTACTCCCTGGAATGGGTCGGGAATGTAGATCATG GCATCCTCAAGTGGCTGTCCAAGGAATGGCACTTTTTGGCACTTGTGTATTGGCTTGGTTTTTCAGACCTAGAGGTTGATGCTTTATCGAGAGATTTGGACCAGCACCTTTCTGGTTTTCTGGTTCCAAGCCCCCTGACTTTGTGCTTTTTCTCTCAGAAGCGCAGTGCCTTGGAGTCTTGTGTGAAAGGTTGGGGTGTCAGCGTGACTGTTGGCTGGACAAACTTGCAAGACTTTTCTGCCCGACCCCTTCAGCTCATCTCTGGACGCACATGGAAGGGCTCCCTGTTTGGAG GCTTCAAGGGTCGGGATGCTGTGCCTCAGATGGTTAAAACCTGCCTGGACAAGAAGTTGAAGGTGGATAAATTCATCACTCACTACATGACTTTGGACCAGGTCAACGATGCCACTGAACTCATGAAGCAAGGTAAATG cATTCAGACAGTCCTGAATGTTTCGCCACAATAA